A single window of Microbacterium oryzae DNA harbors:
- a CDS encoding ABC transporter ATP-binding protein, with the protein MSEKTQLTADEQAELELAEQARRSSGDWDAVAPGKPAEFGKSFARFIGLLRPYAWVFAFVSLLGAIGVVLAVIAPKVLGEATNIVFEGVISSTLTGQFPAGASQAEVVTALRAAGEDELANLVGAMEHFQLGAGIDFDALRVVIAWALVIYVLSSLLQWVQGYVINVIMVRTMFTLREDVERKINRLPLAYFDRVQRGELISRVTNDIDNMTQTLQQALSGAITSLLTVVGVLVMMFSISWQLALVALVALPLIAFVMLVIGPRSQKAFQTQWTKVGRLNARVEESFSGHALVKVFGREQSMSAAFQEENEELYQAAFKAQFLSGVMMPSMQFIGSLTYVGIAVLGGLMVASGQLRIGDVQAFVQYSQQFTQPLTELGGMLPVVQSGTASAERVFALLDEDEQEPDDEQAPAVPDGRGVIEFRNVSFSYSPDKPLIRDLSFRVEPGQTVAIVGPTGAGKTTLVNLVMRFYELDGGAILLDGQDISKLTRADVRSRTGMVLQDPWLFAGTIRENIRYGRASASDEEIATAARATYVDRFVHSLPDGYDTVLDEDAANLSAGERQLVTIARAFVRRPSVLILDEATSSVDTRTELLLQQAMAALREGRTSFVIAHRLSTIRDADLILVMEHGDIVEQGTHDELIRRQGAYWRLYQSQFEHAAVDLDEEAAALVDAEDAPAHGAAPVPVTASPAPVVAPTAQAVDAADEATER; encoded by the coding sequence GTGAGCGAGAAGACGCAGCTGACCGCCGATGAGCAGGCGGAGCTCGAGCTCGCCGAGCAGGCGCGCCGGAGCTCGGGCGACTGGGACGCCGTGGCGCCGGGCAAGCCCGCGGAGTTCGGCAAGAGCTTCGCGCGCTTCATCGGGCTGCTCCGCCCCTATGCATGGGTGTTCGCCTTCGTGTCGCTGCTGGGCGCGATCGGCGTCGTGCTCGCCGTCATCGCGCCGAAGGTGCTCGGCGAGGCGACGAACATCGTGTTCGAGGGCGTCATCTCGTCGACGCTGACCGGGCAGTTCCCCGCCGGCGCCTCGCAGGCCGAGGTCGTCACGGCGCTGCGGGCGGCGGGGGAGGACGAGCTCGCGAACCTCGTCGGCGCGATGGAGCACTTCCAGCTCGGCGCCGGCATCGACTTCGACGCCCTCCGCGTGGTGATCGCATGGGCGCTGGTGATCTACGTCCTCTCGTCGCTGCTGCAGTGGGTGCAGGGCTACGTCATCAACGTGATCATGGTCCGCACCATGTTCACCCTCCGCGAGGACGTCGAGCGGAAGATCAACCGCCTGCCCCTGGCCTACTTCGATCGCGTGCAGCGCGGCGAGCTCATCTCGCGCGTGACCAACGACATCGACAACATGACGCAGACGCTGCAGCAGGCGCTGTCGGGGGCGATCACCTCGCTCCTCACCGTCGTCGGCGTCCTCGTCATGATGTTCTCGATCTCGTGGCAGCTCGCACTGGTCGCGCTGGTGGCGCTGCCGCTCATCGCGTTCGTCATGCTCGTCATCGGTCCGCGCTCGCAGAAGGCGTTCCAGACGCAGTGGACGAAGGTCGGCCGCCTCAACGCGCGCGTCGAGGAGTCGTTCTCCGGCCACGCCCTCGTGAAGGTCTTCGGTCGCGAGCAGTCGATGAGCGCGGCGTTCCAGGAGGAGAACGAGGAGCTCTACCAGGCCGCCTTCAAGGCGCAGTTCCTCTCCGGCGTGATGATGCCGAGCATGCAGTTCATCGGCTCGCTCACCTACGTCGGCATCGCGGTGCTCGGCGGCCTCATGGTCGCGAGCGGCCAGCTGCGCATCGGCGACGTGCAGGCGTTCGTGCAGTACTCGCAGCAGTTCACCCAGCCGCTCACGGAGCTCGGCGGCATGCTGCCGGTCGTGCAGTCCGGCACGGCCTCGGCCGAGCGCGTGTTCGCGCTGCTGGACGAGGACGAGCAGGAGCCCGACGACGAGCAGGCGCCGGCGGTTCCGGATGGCCGTGGCGTCATCGAGTTCCGCAACGTCTCGTTCTCGTACTCGCCGGACAAGCCGCTCATCCGCGACCTGTCGTTCCGCGTGGAGCCGGGGCAGACCGTCGCCATCGTGGGCCCGACGGGGGCCGGCAAGACCACCCTCGTCAACCTCGTGATGCGCTTCTACGAGCTCGACGGCGGGGCAATCCTCCTCGACGGGCAGGACATCTCGAAGCTCACGCGCGCCGACGTCCGCTCCCGCACCGGCATGGTGCTCCAAGATCCCTGGCTCTTCGCCGGCACCATTCGCGAGAACATCCGGTACGGCCGCGCGTCGGCGAGCGACGAGGAGATCGCCACGGCCGCCCGCGCCACGTACGTCGACCGCTTCGTGCACTCGCTGCCGGACGGCTATGACACGGTCCTCGACGAGGATGCGGCCAATCTGTCGGCGGGGGAGCGGCAGCTCGTCACGATCGCGCGCGCGTTCGTGCGGCGGCCGAGCGTGCTGATCCTCGACGAGGCGACGAGCTCGGTCGACACCCGCACCGAGCTGCTGCTGCAGCAGGCGATGGCCGCGCTGCGGGAGGGGCGCACGTCGTTCGTCATCGCGCACCGGCTCTCCACCATCCGCGACGCCGACCTCATCCTCGTCATGGAGCACGGCGACATCGTCGAGCAGGGCACGCACGATGAGCTCATCCGACGGCAGGGCGCGTACTGGCGGCTGTACCAGTCGCAGTTCGAGCACGCCGCCGTGGACCTCGACGAGGAGGCCGCCGCGCTCGTCGACGCCGAGGACGCGCCCGCGCACGGCGCCGCCCCGGTGCCGGTCACGGCGAGCCCGGCGCCCGTCGTCGCGCCGACCGCGCAGGCCGTCGACGCGGCAGACGAGGCGACCGAGCGCTGA
- a CDS encoding DNA-3-methyladenine glycosylase I has protein sequence MAESEPVPDLIVGADGLARPRWAAADELMRAYYDTEWGMPIRDETGLFERLSLEAFQSGLSWATVLRKRAAFREAFAGFDPDAVAAFGDDDAERLLGDARIIRNRAKILATIGNARATVALREEGGLADLVWRHRPSETPVPTTHAEIPTTSPESLALSKALKARGFRFVGPTTMFALMEAVGIVDTHLVGSHRRGTSGVWRAT, from the coding sequence ATGGCGGAGTCCGAGCCCGTCCCCGATCTCATCGTCGGGGCGGATGGCCTCGCCCGGCCGCGCTGGGCGGCAGCCGACGAGCTGATGCGCGCCTACTACGACACCGAATGGGGGATGCCGATCCGGGACGAGACCGGGCTCTTCGAGCGGCTGAGCCTCGAGGCGTTCCAATCCGGGCTGTCGTGGGCGACCGTGCTGCGGAAGCGCGCGGCCTTCCGCGAGGCCTTCGCCGGGTTCGATCCCGACGCGGTCGCCGCCTTCGGGGACGACGACGCGGAGCGGCTGCTCGGCGACGCGCGCATCATCCGCAACCGGGCGAAGATCCTCGCCACCATCGGCAACGCGCGGGCCACGGTCGCCCTGCGGGAGGAGGGCGGGCTGGCCGACCTCGTCTGGCGGCACCGGCCATCCGAGACCCCCGTCCCGACGACGCACGCCGAGATCCCGACCACGTCGCCGGAGTCGCTCGCGCTGTCGAAGGCGCTGAAGGCGCGCGGATTCCGCTTCGTCGGCCCGACGACGATGTTCGCGCTCATGGAGGCGGTCGGCATCGTCGACACGCACCTCGTCGGCAGCCATCGCCGCGGCACGAGCGGGGTGTGGCGCGCTACTTGA
- a CDS encoding carbohydrate ABC transporter permease, whose amino-acid sequence MTVSRFETAANYVILIGFALVILAPIGVIVTLALGPERFSSGGGLHFENFARAWEVGRFGQYMATSVSVAAIVVVVAVTASILAGYALGAMTFRGATAFFYLFLLGIMVPTEAFIVPMFFDMRSLGLTNTIWGVALPQIAMSIAFGTFWMRTYFRGASRELIEAARLDGAGSWRILWQILVPIGRPAILTLVLLTFMWTWNEFLIPLVMSPNGTVRTAPLGLAFFQGQYTQGTALLAAGAILVALPVVVLYVILQRHFIKGMIEGAVK is encoded by the coding sequence ATGACAGTGTCCCGCTTCGAGACGGCCGCGAACTACGTCATCCTCATCGGCTTCGCGCTGGTGATCCTCGCCCCGATCGGCGTGATCGTGACGCTGGCGCTCGGCCCCGAGCGCTTCTCCTCCGGCGGCGGCCTCCACTTCGAGAACTTCGCGCGCGCATGGGAGGTGGGCCGCTTCGGGCAGTACATGGCGACGTCGGTCTCGGTCGCCGCCATCGTCGTGGTGGTGGCGGTGACGGCATCTATTCTCGCGGGCTACGCGCTGGGGGCGATGACCTTCCGCGGCGCGACCGCGTTCTTCTACCTCTTCCTGCTCGGCATCATGGTGCCGACGGAGGCGTTCATCGTGCCGATGTTCTTCGACATGCGCTCGCTCGGCCTCACGAACACGATCTGGGGTGTCGCGCTGCCGCAGATCGCGATGTCCATCGCGTTCGGCACGTTCTGGATGCGCACCTACTTCCGCGGCGCGAGCCGCGAGCTCATCGAGGCGGCGCGCCTGGACGGCGCCGGCTCGTGGCGCATCCTGTGGCAGATCCTCGTCCCGATCGGGCGCCCGGCCATCCTCACCCTCGTGCTGCTGACCTTCATGTGGACGTGGAACGAGTTCCTCATCCCGCTCGTCATGTCGCCCAACGGCACCGTGCGCACCGCACCGCTCGGGCTGGCGTTCTTCCAGGGGCAGTACACGCAGGGCACCGCGCTCCTCGCGGCGGGAGCCATCCTCGTCGCCCTGCCCGTGGTGGTGCTCTACGTCATCCTCCAGCGGCACTTCATCAAGGGCATGATCGAGGGCGCGGTCAAGTAG
- a CDS encoding carbohydrate ABC transporter permease, whose translation MTDTVAIVTGRRARRPPARVTRRRWLPYAYLAPALLLYGLFLLVPLGRAAQFSLYEWDGLGASTFVGLDNYAAVFQSAQLREAFAHALVLIVFFAVLPLALGLVLAALLTRARVRGLGFFRTIVFLPQVIAMVVIAVTWRQIYAPEGPLNTALRAIGLDSLARAWLGDYDWALPAVGLIGTWVSTGLVTVLLMAGMARIPREQYEAARLDGAGAVREFLAITLPSVRGEITVALTLTIVAALKTFDLVYVTTSGGPGTSTTVPSYEVYRLAFTIGEVGAAAAVGIVLTVIVFLINAVVNVIGERR comes from the coding sequence ATGACCGACACCGTCGCGATCGTCACCGGGCGGAGGGCCAGGCGTCCCCCCGCCCGCGTGACGCGGCGGCGCTGGCTGCCGTACGCCTACCTCGCTCCCGCCCTGCTCCTGTACGGCCTGTTCCTGCTCGTCCCCCTCGGGCGCGCTGCGCAGTTCTCGCTGTACGAGTGGGATGGCCTGGGTGCGTCGACCTTCGTCGGTCTCGACAACTACGCGGCCGTCTTCCAGAGCGCGCAGCTGCGGGAGGCCTTCGCGCACGCGCTGGTCCTCATCGTGTTCTTCGCCGTCCTGCCGCTCGCGCTCGGCCTCGTGCTGGCGGCGCTCCTCACCCGTGCACGCGTGCGCGGCCTGGGGTTCTTCCGGACGATCGTCTTCCTGCCGCAGGTCATCGCGATGGTGGTGATCGCGGTGACCTGGCGGCAGATCTACGCGCCGGAGGGTCCGCTCAACACCGCGCTCCGCGCGATCGGCCTCGACTCGCTCGCCCGCGCGTGGCTCGGCGACTACGACTGGGCGCTGCCCGCGGTCGGACTCATCGGCACCTGGGTGTCGACCGGCCTCGTCACGGTGCTGCTCATGGCGGGCATGGCGCGGATCCCCCGCGAGCAGTACGAGGCGGCCCGGCTGGATGGCGCGGGCGCGGTCCGCGAGTTCCTCGCGATCACGCTCCCCTCGGTCCGCGGCGAGATCACGGTCGCGCTGACCCTCACGATCGTCGCGGCGCTGAAGACGTTCGACCTCGTCTACGTGACCACGAGCGGCGGCCCCGGGACCTCGACCACCGTGCCGAGCTACGAGGTGTACCGCCTGGCCTTCACCATCGGCGAGGTCGGCGCCGCGGCCGCGGTCGGCATCGTCCTCACCGTCATCGTGTTCCTCATCAACGCCGTCGTGAACGTGATCGGAGAGCGCCGATGA
- a CDS encoding ABC transporter substrate-binding protein: MHRHHRMVAVSAVGAAFALGLTACAPGSGSTPPAEESPAGEVSTDVDELGDVTLSVWDQEVRGGQNEQIEQLNAAFMEEHPNITIERNSQAFDDLATTLRLAITDDDAPDVVQANNGRNTMGAFVEAGQLRPLDDYADAYGWFDRYSPSILQYSTYSEDATEFGEGNLYGLPQVGEVVGVFYSKSKLEGLGLDVPKDWAAFEEALQAAKDAGETPMLLGNIEKWPALHVFGPLQGSLVDAEEITDLGLGNPGASWTTPENEEAAAHMQGWVEDGYFNDGVNGTDYDAAWQSLAAGDGVFLIGGSWLAADLEDAMGDDVGFFVPAKEDGTKATTGGTGLPFAITSASENPDAAAAYIDFLTSDDAMDVLAETGNLPVNDTAEHAPDSGVQADVFATFGEVTESGAVLPYLDYATPTFADTLGQALQDLIDGRVTPAEFTETLEADYSDFTAGG; the protein is encoded by the coding sequence ATGCACCGTCATCACCGCATGGTCGCCGTGAGCGCCGTCGGCGCGGCGTTCGCGCTCGGCCTCACTGCCTGCGCCCCGGGCTCGGGCTCCACTCCGCCCGCCGAGGAGTCGCCCGCGGGCGAGGTCTCGACCGACGTCGACGAGCTCGGCGACGTCACCCTCAGCGTCTGGGACCAGGAGGTCCGCGGCGGCCAGAACGAGCAGATCGAGCAGCTGAACGCCGCGTTCATGGAGGAGCACCCGAACATCACCATCGAGCGCAACTCGCAGGCGTTCGATGACCTCGCGACGACGCTGCGTCTCGCGATCACCGACGACGACGCCCCCGACGTGGTGCAGGCCAACAACGGCCGCAACACCATGGGCGCGTTCGTCGAGGCGGGCCAGCTGCGCCCGCTCGACGACTACGCCGACGCGTACGGCTGGTTCGACCGGTACTCGCCGTCGATCCTGCAGTACTCGACGTACAGCGAGGACGCGACGGAGTTCGGCGAGGGCAACCTGTACGGCCTGCCGCAGGTCGGCGAGGTCGTCGGCGTCTTCTACTCGAAGAGCAAGCTCGAGGGCCTCGGCCTCGACGTGCCGAAGGACTGGGCCGCTTTCGAGGAGGCGCTGCAGGCGGCGAAGGACGCCGGCGAGACGCCGATGCTGCTCGGCAACATCGAGAAGTGGCCGGCGCTGCACGTCTTCGGACCGTTGCAGGGGTCACTCGTCGATGCGGAGGAGATCACCGACCTCGGCCTCGGCAATCCCGGTGCGAGCTGGACCACGCCGGAGAACGAGGAGGCCGCAGCCCACATGCAGGGCTGGGTCGAGGACGGCTACTTCAACGACGGCGTCAACGGCACCGACTACGACGCCGCCTGGCAGTCGCTCGCGGCGGGAGACGGCGTCTTCCTCATCGGCGGATCGTGGCTCGCCGCCGACCTCGAAGACGCCATGGGCGACGACGTCGGCTTCTTCGTGCCAGCCAAGGAGGACGGCACGAAGGCCACCACGGGCGGCACCGGGCTGCCCTTCGCGATCACCTCGGCTTCCGAGAATCCCGACGCCGCCGCCGCGTACATCGACTTCCTCACGAGCGACGACGCGATGGACGTGCTGGCGGAGACCGGCAACCTGCCGGTGAACGACACCGCGGAGCACGCGCCGGACTCCGGCGTGCAGGCCGACGTGTTCGCCACCTTCGGCGAGGTCACCGAGTCCGGCGCGGTGCTCCCGTACCTCGACTACGCGACGCCGACCTTCGCCGACACCCTCGGGCAGGCCCTGCAGGACCTGATCGACGGCCGCGTGACCCCGGCGGAGTTCACCGAGACGCTCGAAGCCGACTACAGCGACTTCACCGCCGGCGGATGA
- a CDS encoding carbohydrate kinase family protein has translation MATTPTHDVLLAGPTFFDLVLGGLDASPAPGTEVFASHLDTSPGGIANLAVATARLGLRTALATALGDDVHGRWCRSVLADVEGIDLAPGTVAPGWATPLTVSIAHDGDRAMVTREDLAPPFDPLASGARARAILADLPALRRADAAARTDAGGDAWWRRAVRDGARVFADAGWDPAGTWDAALLDPLDACFAFTPNEREAAAYTREDSPERAARVLAERVPLVVVTRGAAGAFAIDAATGETADVPGVVVDARDTTGAGDVLQAALAFGVLRELSLADAVAFAVLCSALSVEQLGGATASPCWGDIADWRAAHADPRYGFVDDLLADIPRPLPHRADRRFPFARFGAEAHTLRGT, from the coding sequence GTGGCCACCACCCCGACGCACGACGTGCTCCTCGCCGGCCCGACGTTCTTCGATCTCGTCCTCGGCGGGCTCGATGCGAGCCCCGCTCCGGGCACCGAGGTCTTCGCCTCCCACCTCGACACGAGCCCCGGCGGCATCGCGAACCTGGCGGTGGCGACCGCTCGCCTCGGCCTCCGCACCGCTCTCGCCACGGCCCTCGGCGATGACGTCCACGGTCGGTGGTGCCGCAGCGTCCTCGCCGACGTGGAGGGAATCGATCTCGCCCCCGGCACGGTGGCGCCCGGGTGGGCGACGCCGCTCACCGTGTCGATCGCCCACGACGGCGATCGCGCGATGGTCACGCGCGAGGACCTCGCTCCCCCGTTCGATCCGCTCGCGAGCGGTGCGCGTGCGCGCGCCATCCTCGCCGACCTCCCCGCCCTCCGCCGCGCCGACGCCGCGGCCCGGACCGACGCCGGGGGCGACGCGTGGTGGCGGCGCGCGGTGCGAGACGGCGCCCGCGTGTTCGCCGATGCGGGATGGGACCCCGCCGGCACGTGGGACGCCGCCCTGCTCGATCCGCTCGACGCCTGCTTCGCCTTCACCCCCAATGAGCGCGAGGCTGCCGCGTACACGCGGGAGGACTCCCCGGAGCGGGCGGCACGCGTGCTCGCCGAACGCGTGCCCCTCGTCGTGGTCACCCGCGGCGCGGCGGGCGCGTTCGCGATCGACGCAGCCACGGGCGAGACCGCGGATGTCCCCGGCGTCGTCGTCGACGCACGCGACACGACCGGGGCCGGAGACGTCCTGCAGGCCGCGCTCGCCTTCGGCGTCCTGCGCGAGCTCTCCCTCGCCGACGCGGTCGCCTTCGCGGTGCTGTGCTCGGCGCTGTCGGTGGAGCAGCTGGGCGGCGCCACCGCGAGCCCCTGCTGGGGCGACATCGCCGACTGGCGCGCCGCTCACGCCGACCCGCGCTACGGCTTCGTCGACGACCTGCTCGCCGACATCCCCCGTCCCCTGCCCCACCGCGCCGACCGGCGCTTCCCGTTCGCGCGCTTCGGAGCTGAAGCGCACACCCTGAGAGGAACATGA
- a CDS encoding DeoR/GlpR family DNA-binding transcription regulator yields MLTATRQAKILERVRAGGEVRVEDLAVHFGVSPSTIRRDLNSLDADGLLRRVRGGGSVEADRVPFRDVAAHQSEEKAAVAERAAELVADGDVVLIDIGTTTALLAERLRGRRITVITASLAVIDALRDDDLVELIVLGGALRKNYYSMVGALTEQALAQIRATICFLGTSGVRADGSIADTTGMEVPVKRAMIASSQRVVVLADRAKFPGTGLLGVCGPEDLSTVVTNSGADRATCDRLQQADVEVLFA; encoded by the coding sequence ATGCTGACGGCGACGAGGCAGGCGAAGATCCTCGAGCGGGTGCGCGCGGGCGGCGAGGTGCGGGTGGAGGACCTGGCGGTCCATTTCGGGGTCTCGCCCTCGACCATCCGACGCGACCTCAACTCCCTGGACGCGGACGGACTCCTGCGCCGCGTGCGCGGGGGAGGCAGCGTCGAAGCCGACCGCGTGCCGTTCCGGGATGTCGCCGCGCACCAGAGCGAGGAGAAGGCCGCGGTCGCGGAGCGAGCGGCCGAGCTCGTCGCGGACGGCGACGTCGTGCTCATCGACATCGGCACGACGACGGCGCTCCTCGCCGAGCGGCTGCGCGGCCGCCGCATCACGGTGATCACCGCGAGTCTCGCCGTGATCGACGCGCTCCGGGATGACGATCTCGTCGAGCTCATCGTCCTGGGCGGCGCGCTGCGGAAGAACTACTACTCCATGGTGGGCGCGCTCACCGAGCAGGCGCTCGCTCAGATCCGCGCGACGATCTGCTTCCTCGGCACGAGCGGCGTGCGCGCCGACGGCTCCATCGCGGACACGACGGGGATGGAGGTGCCGGTGAAGCGCGCCATGATCGCCTCCTCGCAGCGGGTGGTGGTGCTCGCAGACCGGGCGAAGTTCCCCGGCACGGGGCTGCTCGGCGTCTGCGGCCCGGAGGACCTCTCGACCGTGGTGACGAACTCCGGGGCCGATCGCGCGACGTGCGATCGGCTGCAGCAGGCCGACGTGGAGGTGCTCTTCGCATGA
- a CDS encoding 6-phospho-beta-glucosidase, whose translation MKLVIIGGGGFRIPGVYEAIAGDDAPVRIDDLVLYDVSAERLETIRRVVDALAPRFAHAPRVTASTDLREALAGADFVFSAVRIGGSAGRVTDERVALGLGVLGQETIGPGGLAYALRTLPFMTDLARTIRDVAPDAWVINFTNPAGIVTEAMRAVLGDRVVGICDTPIGLIRRALQAVGAGAEAEVSFDYVGLNHLGWLRGLVVDGRDALPGLLASDAALEGIEEARLMGFDWVRAIGALPNEYLFYYYFAREARERIRSADETRGEFLDRQQSAFFQEPGADPLASWLRVRHEREASYMAESRESDEERHAADVDGGGYQRVALDLMAALSTGRPATMILNVRNGALVPQLPEDAVVEVGCRVDADGVHPLPIAPLSSEMLGLIAPVKAAERLVIAAAREGSRSLAWRAFAAHPLVDSVAIAEQLLARYTAKFPEIDRLLS comes from the coding sequence ATGAAGCTCGTGATCATCGGCGGCGGCGGGTTCCGCATCCCGGGCGTCTACGAGGCCATCGCCGGCGACGACGCCCCCGTGCGCATCGACGACCTGGTGCTGTACGACGTGTCGGCGGAGCGGCTGGAGACCATCCGGCGGGTCGTCGACGCCCTGGCGCCGCGGTTCGCGCACGCGCCGCGGGTGACCGCGAGCACCGACCTCCGCGAGGCCCTGGCCGGTGCGGATTTCGTGTTCAGCGCCGTGCGGATCGGCGGATCCGCCGGACGCGTGACCGACGAGCGCGTCGCGCTCGGGCTCGGCGTGCTCGGTCAGGAGACGATCGGGCCGGGCGGCCTCGCCTACGCCCTGCGGACGCTCCCCTTCATGACCGACCTGGCCCGGACCATCCGCGACGTCGCCCCGGATGCGTGGGTGATCAACTTCACGAACCCCGCGGGGATCGTCACGGAGGCGATGCGCGCGGTGCTCGGCGACCGCGTGGTGGGGATCTGCGACACCCCGATCGGGCTCATCCGTCGCGCGCTGCAGGCGGTCGGGGCGGGCGCGGAGGCGGAGGTCTCCTTCGACTACGTCGGGTTGAACCACCTCGGATGGCTGCGCGGGCTCGTCGTGGACGGCCGCGATGCGCTTCCCGGACTGCTCGCGTCGGACGCCGCCCTCGAGGGGATCGAGGAGGCTCGCCTCATGGGGTTCGACTGGGTGCGCGCGATCGGGGCGCTGCCGAACGAGTACCTCTTCTACTACTACTTCGCCCGCGAGGCGCGTGAGCGCATCCGGTCGGCGGACGAGACCCGGGGCGAGTTCCTGGATCGCCAGCAGTCGGCGTTCTTCCAGGAGCCGGGGGCGGATCCGCTGGCGTCGTGGCTCCGTGTGCGGCACGAGCGCGAGGCCAGCTACATGGCCGAGAGCCGGGAATCGGACGAGGAGCGGCACGCGGCGGACGTCGACGGCGGCGGGTACCAGCGCGTCGCGCTCGACCTCATGGCCGCGCTGTCGACCGGGCGGCCCGCGACGATGATCCTCAACGTCCGCAATGGCGCACTGGTTCCGCAGCTGCCGGAGGACGCGGTCGTCGAGGTCGGCTGCCGAGTCGATGCGGATGGTGTCCATCCGCTGCCGATCGCTCCCCTCTCCTCCGAGATGCTCGGCCTCATCGCGCCCGTCAAGGCCGCCGAGCGTCTGGTGATCGCCGCTGCGCGCGAGGGGTCGCGGTCGCTCGCCTGGCGCGCGTTCGCCGCCCATCCGCTGGTCGACTCGGTGGCGATCGCCGAGCAGCTGCTCGCGCGGTACACGGCGAAGTTCCCGGAGATCGACCGACTGCTCAGCTGA
- a CDS encoding HNH endonuclease signature motif containing protein, translating into MVKDASPVTATDPIAGVNTALSAVGSLFPRVEGVADADLVRLTGRVEQLGRIVDALRTRAAGEVSRRSKPSLEHPLSEGFGCRTGRELLERVTGVPGQSLAARARVDERTRERESATGLPLPAEYPVLGAAFAAGLIGVEPVGLLLKALESARRAMPAALRDRVEAMEHHLVGIATGTIDSGLDDATPPKALGALGDDTGSVVPWSVVKAHADAWVDVLTADGIDPDADHEHTMKARTLTVTELPNGAFRVNGTLVPETGALLQMLLSAHTNPARNVAFAPDARDDGPGASDGDATDGASAGPADGGFLDGIPPEDQGDAAWAANEIVHDPRTAGQKRHDAFTAMIQAASRAAETPTLGGAAPTVMVHVAQQDLASAPSDDGPVGDEEPWPPAPPSRSGHGIAHLDGASRAVPVSVARRIGCSGDILRAVFSPSGRILSLISVQRIFTATQRKAIVARDGGCIIPGCTIPAAWCEIHHVQDHALGGATSTDNGVLLCWWHHHHLEQSGWDIQMRNGAPYVAAPNWIDRHHRYRPAPTSTTRLHAKIRQRI; encoded by the coding sequence ATGGTCAAAGACGCCAGCCCGGTCACAGCGACCGACCCCATCGCGGGGGTGAACACCGCCCTCTCGGCGGTCGGGAGCCTGTTCCCGCGCGTGGAGGGCGTCGCGGACGCGGACCTGGTGCGGCTGACCGGTCGAGTGGAGCAGCTCGGGCGCATCGTCGATGCACTCCGCACGCGCGCGGCGGGGGAGGTGTCCCGCCGGTCGAAGCCGAGCCTCGAGCACCCGCTGTCGGAAGGATTCGGATGCCGGACCGGGCGGGAGCTCCTCGAACGCGTCACCGGCGTTCCCGGGCAGTCCCTCGCCGCCCGCGCGCGTGTCGACGAGCGCACTCGGGAGCGGGAGAGCGCGACAGGGCTGCCGCTCCCGGCGGAGTACCCCGTGCTCGGCGCGGCGTTCGCGGCCGGCCTCATCGGGGTGGAGCCCGTCGGGCTGCTGCTGAAGGCCCTCGAGTCCGCCCGGCGGGCGATGCCGGCGGCTCTGCGGGACCGGGTCGAAGCGATGGAGCACCACCTCGTGGGCATCGCCACCGGAACCATCGACTCCGGCCTCGATGACGCCACCCCTCCGAAAGCGCTCGGCGCATTGGGCGATGACACCGGAAGCGTGGTGCCCTGGAGCGTGGTGAAGGCGCACGCGGATGCGTGGGTGGACGTGCTCACCGCCGACGGCATCGATCCCGACGCCGACCACGAGCACACGATGAAGGCTCGGACGCTGACGGTCACCGAACTGCCCAACGGGGCCTTCCGCGTGAACGGGACGCTCGTTCCCGAGACGGGTGCGCTGCTGCAGATGCTGCTGTCCGCGCACACCAATCCCGCGCGCAACGTCGCCTTCGCCCCCGACGCGCGTGACGATGGACCAGGCGCCAGCGACGGCGATGCGACAGACGGGGCCTCGGCGGGCCCCGCCGATGGCGGATTCCTCGACGGGATCCCACCCGAGGACCAGGGCGATGCGGCCTGGGCAGCGAACGAGATCGTCCACGACCCCCGCACGGCCGGGCAGAAGCGCCACGACGCGTTCACTGCGATGATCCAGGCCGCGTCGCGAGCGGCCGAGACGCCCACGCTCGGCGGCGCTGCCCCCACGGTGATGGTTCACGTCGCGCAGCAGGACCTTGCGTCCGCCCCATCCGACGACGGGCCCGTGGGGGACGAGGAGCCATGGCCGCCGGCGCCGCCGAGTCGCTCCGGGCACGGCATCGCGCATCTCGACGGGGCCTCCCGGGCGGTGCCGGTGTCCGTCGCCCGGCGGATCGGGTGCAGCGGCGACATCCTCCGGGCCGTCTTCAGCCCCTCCGGGAGGATCCTGTCCCTCATTAGCGTGCAGCGCATCTTCACCGCCACGCAGCGGAAGGCGATCGTCGCCCGGGACGGTGGGTGCATCATCCCCGGGTGCACGATCCCCGCCGCATGGTGCGAGATCCACCACGTCCAGGACCACGCCCTGGGCGGCGCGACCAGCACCGACAACGGGGTGCTGCTGTGCTGGTGGCATCACCATCACCTCGAGCAGTCCGGCTGGGACATCCAGATGCGAAACGGCGCCCCCTACGTCGCCGCCCCGAACTGGATCGACCGACACCACCGCTACCGGCCCGCCCCCACCTCCACGACGCGGCTGCACGCGAAGATCCGCCAGCGGATATGA